One region of Triticum aestivum cultivar Chinese Spring chromosome 6B, IWGSC CS RefSeq v2.1, whole genome shotgun sequence genomic DNA includes:
- the LOC123138045 gene encoding aspartyl protease family protein At5g10770 codes for MAFVSQLLLVLSCIICHVLIAGAASEQSYKIFSTSSLKPQAVCSDPKVNPSSSSGATVPLNHRHGPCSPAPSKKEPAFEELLRRDQLRAGYVQRKFSKNHRGGGLQQSEELKVPTELGSSLDTLEYVITVGVGSPAVQQTMTMDTGSDVSWVHCNSNSTAGSTPFDPAKSSTYSPFLCGAAACTQLGAEANTCSNSECQYMVRYGDGSNTTGTYGSDTLALGSDTVKDFQFGCSRVEEGFGDKTDGLMGLGGDAQSLISQTAAKYGRAFSYCLPPSPGSKGFLTLGAQTGTTGFATTGMLRSEQAPTFYGVLLQGIKVGGEQLSVAPSVFSAGSVMDSGTIITRLPPTAYTALKTAFKDGMKQYPPAPSRSILDTCFDFSGQDNVSIPTVALVFDGGAVVDLDANGIIFGSCLAFTGTDDDESTGIIGNVQQRTLEVLYDVGQSVFGFKPSAC; via the exons ATGGCGTTCGTCTCGCAGCTGTTGCTCGTCCTGTCGTGCATCATCTGCCATGTTCTCATCGCCGGTGCAGCGAGCGAGCAGAGCTATAAGATATTCTCGACGAGCTCGCTCAAGCCTCAAGCCGTCTGCTCCGATCCCAAAG TGAATCCGTCGTCGTCGAGTGGAGCCACGGTGCCCTTGAACCACAGGCACGGCccgtgctcgccggcgccctccAAGAAGGAGCCTGCCTTCGAGGAGCTGCTCCGCCGTGACCAGCTCCGAGCCGGCTACGTCCAGCGCAAGTTCTCCAAGAACCACCGCGGCGGCGGGCTGCAGCAGTCGGAGGAGCTCAAGGTGCCCACCGAACTGGGTTCTTCCCTGGACACGCTGGAGTACGTCATAACTGTGGGCGTTGGCTCGCCGGCGGTGCAGCAGACCATGACCATGGACACCGGGAGCGACGTGTCGTGGGTGCACTGCAACTCCAACTCCACGGCCGGGTCGACGCCCTTCGACCCCGCCAAGTCGAGCACGTACTCCCCGTTCTTGTGCGGCGCCGCGGCGTGCACACAGCTCGGCGCCGAGGCCAACACCTGCTCCAACTCGGAGTGCCAGTACATGGTCCGCTACGGCGACGGCTCCAACACCACCGGCACGTACGGCTCCGACACGCTGGCGCTGGGCTCGGACACGGTCAAGGATTTCCAGTTCGGTTGCAGCCGCGTCGAGGAGGGCTTCGGCGACAAGACCGACGGGCTCATGGGGCTCGGCGGCGACGCGCAGTCGCTCATCTCGCAGACCGCGGCGAAGTACGGCAGGGCCTTCTCCTACTGCCTCCCGCCTTCCCCCGGCTCCAAGGGGTTCCTGACGCTCGGCGCGCAGACCGGCACGACGGGCTTTGCGACGACGGGGATGCTCCGAAGCGAGCAGGCCCCGACGTTCTACGGCGTGCTACTCCAGGGCATCAAGGTCGGCGGTGAGCAGCTCAGCGTGGCGccctccgtcttctccgccgggTCCGTGATGGACTCCGGGACCATCATCACGCGGCTGCCGCCCACGGCGTACACGGCGCTCAAGACGGCGTTCAAGGACGGCATGAAGCAGTACCCGCCGGCGCCGTCCAGGAGCATCTTGGACACGTGCTTCGACTTCAGCGGCCAGGACAACGTCAGCATACCGACCGTCGCTCTCGTGTTCGACGGCGGCGCGGTCGTCGACCTCGACGCGAACGGGATCATATTCGGCAGCTGCCTCGCGTTCACGGGCACCGACGACGACGAGAGCACCGGCATCATCGGCAACGTGCAGCAGAGGACGCTCGAGGTGCTCTACGACGTAGGCCAGAGCGTCTTCGGGTTCAAGCCCAGCGCGTGCTAG